The proteins below are encoded in one region of Tursiops truncatus isolate mTurTru1 chromosome 12, mTurTru1.mat.Y, whole genome shotgun sequence:
- the LOC101325417 gene encoding small ribosomal subunit protein eS12-like has translation MAEEGIAAGGVMDVNTALEEVLRPAFIRDGLAHAQLCVLASNCDEPMYVELVEALCAEHQINLIKVDDKKLGEWVGLCKTDREGKPRKVVGCSCVVVKDNGKEAQAKDVTEEYVKCKK, from the coding sequence ATGGCCGAGGAAGGCATTGCTGCTGGGGGTGTAATGGACGTTAATACTGCTCTGGAAGAGGTGCTGAGGCCCGCTTTCATCCGCGATGGCCTAGCACATGCCCAGCTCTGTGTGCTTGCATCCAACTGTGATGAGCCTATGTATGTCGAGTTGGTGGAGGCCCTTTGTGCTGAGCACCAGATCAACCTGATTAAGGTTGATGACAAGAAACTAGGGGAATGGGTAGGCCTCTGTAAAACTGACAGAGAGGGAAAACCCCGTAAAGTGGTTGGTTGCAGTTGTGTGGTGGTTAAGGACAATGGCAAAGAGGCTCAGGCCAAGGATGTCACCGAGGAGTATGTCAAATGCAAGAAATGA